Proteins encoded together in one Chitinophaga varians window:
- a CDS encoding DNA topoisomerase IV subunit B → MANTDKTDNKDLFASYTEDSIRSLDWREHIRLRPGMYIGKLGDGSSMDDGIYILLKEVADNCIDEHTMGFGKQIDLKVTEHNVTVRDFGRGIPLGKVVDVVSKINTGAKYDSKAFQKSVGLNGVGTKAVNALSSYFRVQSVRDGRMKVAEFERGVLIKEHKETATSEPNGTLVTFTPDDTVFKNYRFIPEFLENQIWNYCFLNAGLTVNFNGKKYLSKNGLLDLLQRKTNEEDLRYPIIHLKGEDIEVAITHENQYGEEYYSFVNGQHTTQGGTHLAAFREAFVKTVRDFYKKDYEATDIRSSICAAVSVRVQEPVFESQTKTKLGSQVVFEGGPSVKAFILDFLSKHLDDFLHRNPAVADAMKKRIEQSERERKELAGIKKLANERAKKANLHNRKLRDCRFHLNDEFTGKEKAELETKRLETTIFITEGDSASGSITKSRNVETQAVFSLRGKPLNSFGLTKKIVYENEEFNLLQHALNIEEGLEGLRYNNIVVATDADVDGMHIRLLILTFFLQFFPDLVKNGHVYILETPLFRVRNKQQTIYCYSEEEKQKAVKKLGNKPEITRFKGLGEISPDEFGRFIGDDIRIEPIILSKDIHIQKLLEYYMGKNTQARQEFIINNLRYEKDLIEEEI, encoded by the coding sequence ATGGCAAACACGGATAAGACGGATAACAAAGATCTATTTGCTTCCTATACGGAAGACTCCATACGGTCACTGGACTGGCGGGAGCATATCCGGCTCCGTCCAGGTATGTACATCGGTAAGCTGGGCGACGGTTCCAGCATGGACGACGGCATTTACATCCTGCTGAAGGAGGTGGCCGACAACTGTATCGACGAGCATACCATGGGCTTTGGCAAGCAGATAGACCTGAAAGTGACCGAGCACAATGTGACTGTGCGCGACTTTGGTCGTGGCATTCCGCTGGGCAAGGTAGTAGATGTGGTGAGTAAGATCAATACCGGCGCCAAATACGACAGCAAGGCCTTTCAGAAATCTGTAGGCCTTAACGGGGTGGGTACCAAAGCGGTGAATGCCCTCTCCAGCTATTTCCGCGTGCAGTCAGTGCGTGATGGCCGCATGAAAGTGGCAGAGTTTGAACGTGGCGTACTGATCAAGGAACACAAGGAAACCGCTACTTCTGAACCCAACGGGACACTGGTGACCTTTACACCGGACGATACTGTTTTCAAAAACTATCGTTTCATCCCAGAATTCCTGGAAAACCAGATCTGGAACTACTGCTTCCTGAATGCCGGCCTGACAGTGAATTTCAACGGGAAAAAATATCTCTCCAAAAACGGTCTGCTGGACCTGCTGCAGCGTAAAACCAACGAGGAAGACCTGCGCTATCCCATCATCCACCTGAAAGGAGAAGACATTGAAGTGGCCATCACCCACGAAAACCAATACGGTGAGGAATACTATTCCTTCGTCAACGGTCAGCATACTACCCAGGGCGGTACGCACCTGGCGGCTTTCCGTGAGGCTTTCGTGAAAACGGTACGTGACTTCTACAAAAAAGATTACGAAGCCACCGATATCCGGTCATCCATCTGTGCGGCTGTTTCCGTTCGGGTACAGGAACCGGTGTTCGAATCACAGACCAAAACCAAACTGGGCTCCCAGGTGGTATTTGAAGGCGGTCCTTCTGTCAAGGCGTTTATACTGGACTTTCTGTCCAAACACCTGGACGACTTCCTGCATCGCAATCCCGCTGTGGCCGATGCCATGAAAAAACGCATCGAGCAAAGCGAACGCGAAAGGAAAGAACTGGCCGGCATTAAAAAACTGGCCAACGAAAGAGCGAAAAAAGCCAACCTGCATAACCGCAAACTGCGTGACTGCCGTTTTCACCTCAACGATGAATTTACCGGCAAAGAGAAAGCTGAACTGGAAACAAAACGACTGGAAACTACCATCTTCATTACGGAAGGTGATTCCGCCAGCGGTTCCATCACCAAATCCCGCAACGTGGAAACACAGGCGGTGTTCAGCTTACGGGGTAAACCGCTGAACAGTTTCGGCCTCACCAAGAAGATCGTATACGAAAACGAGGAGTTCAACCTGCTGCAACACGCCCTCAATATTGAAGAGGGGCTGGAAGGGCTGCGCTACAACAACATCGTGGTAGCTACCGATGCCGACGTGGACGGTATGCACATCCGCCTGCTGATACTGACTTTCTTCCTGCAGTTTTTCCCTGACCTGGTGAAAAACGGGCACGTATATATCCTGGAGACACCGCTGTTCCGCGTACGCAACAAACAGCAAACCATTTACTGTTATTCCGAAGAGGAGAAACAGAAAGCGGTGAAAAAGCTGGGGAACAAACCAGAGATCACCCGGTTTAAAGGATTGGGTGAAATTTCCCCGGACGAATTTGGCCGCTTCATTGGTGATGATATCCGCATAGAGCCGATCATCCTGTCTAAAGACATTCACATCCAGAAGTTACTGGAATACTACATGGGCAAAAACACCCAGGCCAGACAGGAATTCATCATCAACAACCTGCGGTACGAAAAGGACCTGATTGAAGAAGAAATTTAA
- a CDS encoding glycosyltransferase: MSKVLFTFPLNPIEKTSGAQTRVITLLQYFKERGMEVDFFSLTDYWGVTSAENIKAFKESGQVRNAWFYPRKPAKKNFLQYFFSYKIPKLLHRVKGAIPNHVSPYLQEKFNNILEQYQYDYIIVSYAYWADLIKDNPRIGNAVTIADTHDLLAAQHQHDKGVERGIALGDELKRLSRFDQVWLCSPEENYFFSQFLKNQVKYIPTMVEEPANIKKDVPVKYDLIYVASHNPHNLAAADWFFKQVFPLIPGHVTLCVVGSICRFIPGGHKNITLVPFAEDLSEYYLASKVVICPMLSGTGVKIKVVEAMLFGLPVVCNERGMDGLPDKNNCGCLVTQDPREFAGYILKLLEDKAFHATQSELSAASFRNNFAAANVYKKLDKALNYTSAN, from the coding sequence ATGAGTAAAGTCCTTTTCACTTTTCCTTTAAATCCGATAGAAAAAACCAGCGGCGCACAAACCCGTGTAATTACGTTGCTACAGTATTTTAAGGAACGGGGCATGGAGGTTGATTTTTTTTCGCTGACCGACTATTGGGGCGTGACCTCAGCGGAAAATATCAAAGCATTCAAAGAAAGCGGACAAGTCAGGAACGCATGGTTTTATCCCAGAAAACCGGCCAAGAAAAATTTCCTTCAATACTTTTTCTCGTATAAAATACCCAAACTGCTGCACCGTGTAAAAGGCGCAATCCCTAACCACGTAAGCCCTTATCTACAGGAGAAATTCAACAACATACTGGAACAATACCAGTACGATTATATCATTGTCAGTTATGCTTACTGGGCTGACCTTATAAAAGACAACCCACGCATAGGAAATGCCGTTACTATCGCCGACACGCACGATCTGCTGGCCGCGCAACACCAACACGACAAAGGCGTGGAACGTGGCATAGCATTGGGTGACGAATTAAAAAGATTATCGCGGTTCGACCAGGTTTGGCTATGCTCTCCGGAAGAAAACTATTTCTTCAGCCAGTTCCTGAAAAACCAGGTGAAATATATTCCGACCATGGTGGAAGAACCGGCGAATATAAAAAAGGATGTTCCCGTGAAATACGACCTGATCTATGTAGCCTCGCATAACCCGCACAATCTTGCGGCGGCTGACTGGTTCTTCAAACAGGTATTTCCCTTGATTCCTGGCCACGTCACGCTTTGTGTGGTCGGATCGATCTGCCGTTTTATTCCTGGTGGCCATAAAAATATTACGCTGGTACCGTTTGCAGAAGACCTCAGCGAATATTACCTGGCGTCGAAAGTAGTGATATGTCCTATGCTTTCCGGAACCGGCGTGAAAATAAAAGTGGTGGAAGCCATGTTATTCGGACTGCCTGTTGTATGTAACGAAAGAGGCATGGACGGACTGCCGGACAAAAACAATTGCGGCTGCCTCGTAACACAGGACCCGCGCGAGTTTGCCGGTTATATACTGAAATTGCTGGAAGACAAGGCCTTTCATGCAACACAAAGCGAACTGAGTGCCGCTTCCTTCAGGAATAATTTCGCAGCAGCCAACGTATACAAAAAACTGGACAAAGCACTCAACTACACCAGCGCCAACTAA
- a CDS encoding glycosyltransferase family 2 protein — MPSPLVTVIIPVYNLAPYLETTIQSLVGQTYPNTELLFVNDGSTDNSAEILKAAAEKYPNIRSLHQENAGQGAARNNGLDNATGEFVLFLDGDDWLDPVTLERAVEAALKENADIVCFGYKSVKKQADGKLEELYKFEYDPAVFHEDLVSCFLAENTVRKDAVNTATLGKLYKRSLIETHHIRFRQRIFEDSPFMLEAVYHATRLTCISGYFYYYLQRGTEGEASTMNSGFRADKVALFYQADQQMKSFLLSKGVWSRYRNDFSRYHNARVIIYGGYFELYRYSHAATKEAYRAFIKLLQKHSADLGWERASLFKTYRKRVPVLHIGLFLSRISPRLADRYFRTYEKKYAFDRPSSGN, encoded by the coding sequence ATGCCATCTCCGCTAGTAACAGTCATCATACCGGTCTATAACCTCGCTCCATATCTGGAAACCACCATCCAGTCGCTGGTGGGGCAAACCTATCCCAATACGGAGCTGCTCTTTGTGAATGATGGTTCTACGGACAACTCAGCGGAGATACTCAAGGCCGCAGCGGAGAAATACCCGAATATCAGGTCCCTGCACCAGGAAAACGCAGGACAGGGTGCCGCCCGGAACAACGGGCTGGATAACGCCACCGGCGAATTCGTCCTCTTCCTGGATGGCGACGACTGGCTGGACCCCGTCACCCTGGAACGGGCAGTGGAAGCGGCGTTGAAGGAAAACGCAGACATAGTTTGTTTTGGCTACAAAAGCGTAAAAAAGCAAGCCGATGGCAAGCTGGAAGAACTGTATAAATTTGAATACGACCCGGCTGTCTTCCATGAAGACCTCGTTTCCTGTTTTCTTGCGGAAAACACCGTGAGGAAAGATGCAGTGAACACCGCCACACTGGGCAAGCTGTACAAACGCTCACTGATCGAAACACATCATATCCGGTTCCGTCAACGTATTTTCGAAGACTCCCCTTTTATGCTGGAAGCGGTTTATCACGCTACCAGGCTGACCTGTATCAGCGGTTATTTCTACTACTATCTTCAAAGGGGAACAGAAGGAGAAGCGTCTACCATGAACAGCGGTTTCAGGGCAGATAAAGTAGCGCTCTTTTATCAGGCAGACCAGCAAATGAAATCATTTCTTCTTTCCAAAGGGGTATGGTCCAGGTACCGCAATGATTTCAGCCGTTACCATAATGCCCGTGTGATTATTTACGGTGGTTATTTCGAATTGTACCGGTACAGCCATGCTGCTACAAAAGAAGCATACCGCGCCTTTATAAAATTGCTGCAAAAACACAGTGCAGACCTGGGATGGGAAAGAGCTTCCCTCTTCAAGACCTACAGAAAAAGAGTCCCTGTTCTTCATATCGGCTTATTCCTGAGCAGGATCAGTCCGCGACTGGCTGACCGTTACTTCAGGACTTATGAAAAAAAATACGCGTTCGACCGGCCCTCATCCGGTAATTGA
- a CDS encoding D-glycero-alpha-D-manno-heptose-1,7-bisphosphate 7-phosphatase, which translates to MYLFLDRDGVINDEIKDGYVLNPGMFRFSEGVLEAMPLLSQRFERIFVVTNQRCIGRGLLTIDGLQEIHAQMLAAIQQAGGRIDHIYFCPDVESNSPCRKPNAGMATQAKNDFPEIDFTKAVMAGNTLSDMQFGRNAGMQTVFIASTLPDTPFPHPLIDKKYPDLLRFAQDIQ; encoded by the coding sequence ATGTACCTTTTTCTTGACCGGGACGGTGTTATCAATGACGAAATAAAAGACGGGTACGTGCTCAATCCCGGCATGTTCCGCTTCAGCGAAGGCGTGCTGGAAGCCATGCCCCTGCTGTCCCAACGCTTTGAACGGATTTTTGTGGTGACCAACCAGCGTTGTATCGGACGGGGACTGCTCACCATTGACGGCCTGCAGGAAATCCATGCGCAAATGCTGGCCGCCATCCAACAGGCAGGTGGCCGGATAGACCACATCTATTTCTGCCCCGACGTGGAGAGCAACAGCCCATGCCGCAAACCCAACGCCGGCATGGCCACGCAGGCAAAAAACGATTTCCCGGAAATTGATTTCACCAAAGCCGTCATGGCAGGCAATACCCTCAGCGATATGCAGTTTGGCCGTAACGCCGGCATGCAGACCGTGTTTATCGCCTCTACCCTGCCGGACACGCCTTTTCCCCATCCGCTGATCGATAAAAAATATCCCGACCTGCTGCGGTTTGCACAAGACATACAATAA
- a CDS encoding glycosyltransferase, giving the protein MKRLLFYFPVNPLAKNAGNVTRALGFLEYFKKRNLEVDFVSEKHWGTFTDEGITGLKATGLVNEVYLLERKPKKGNPVSYFFGYKLPNKTLIRKTSPKGGILNRVTLHLQQQFNEVLSRKHYDYIIISYAFWADLIYKNPLAAKSLTIIDTHDLESSLLQHEPGFDVSVALGDELRRLELYDQVWAISPEESYFFSQFLGDRVKYIPMMLPDPIPVSSKTTPEYDLVYVASDNAKNIMSAAWFFNEVYPLLSPDIRLAVVGTITAHVPKDLPNVTLVPYVQHLETMYVNARVALSPMLEGTGVKVKVVEALSHGLPVVCTERGTDGLPFKSNNGCLVAETPGQFAQFVEQLLQDHDFYKKQCEMAKNTFLQCFSAEEVSKRLDAALSITG; this is encoded by the coding sequence GTGAAGCGATTATTGTTCTACTTTCCGGTCAACCCACTGGCGAAAAATGCAGGCAATGTGACCAGGGCTTTAGGTTTCCTGGAATATTTCAAAAAAAGAAACCTGGAAGTCGATTTTGTATCTGAAAAACACTGGGGTACGTTTACTGATGAAGGGATCACCGGGTTGAAAGCAACAGGCCTGGTAAATGAAGTATACCTGCTGGAAAGAAAACCGAAGAAAGGAAATCCCGTTTCTTATTTTTTTGGATATAAACTCCCGAACAAAACATTAATCAGGAAGACCAGTCCGAAAGGAGGGATTCTTAACCGCGTGACTTTACATCTGCAGCAGCAGTTCAATGAAGTGCTTTCCCGGAAGCATTACGATTATATTATCATCAGCTACGCTTTCTGGGCCGACCTGATCTATAAAAATCCCCTTGCTGCCAAATCGCTGACCATCATAGATACACATGACCTGGAATCCTCGCTGCTCCAGCATGAGCCGGGGTTTGACGTAAGCGTGGCGCTGGGCGATGAGTTAAGGCGCCTGGAGCTTTATGACCAGGTATGGGCCATTTCGCCGGAAGAGAGTTATTTCTTCTCCCAGTTTCTTGGCGACCGCGTAAAATACATTCCCATGATGCTGCCTGATCCCATACCCGTCAGCAGCAAGACGACGCCGGAATATGATCTTGTGTATGTAGCCAGTGACAACGCTAAAAATATTATGTCGGCCGCCTGGTTCTTCAATGAAGTGTATCCATTGCTGTCTCCTGATATCAGGCTGGCAGTGGTAGGCACCATTACCGCCCATGTGCCCAAAGACCTGCCAAATGTAACACTCGTTCCCTACGTTCAGCACCTGGAAACGATGTATGTCAATGCGCGTGTGGCTTTGTCACCCATGCTGGAGGGAACAGGCGTGAAGGTAAAAGTGGTGGAAGCCCTGTCGCACGGCCTGCCGGTAGTATGTACGGAAAGAGGAACGGACGGCTTACCGTTTAAAAGCAATAACGGTTGCCTGGTGGCTGAAACGCCCGGCCAGTTTGCACAATTCGTAGAGCAGCTTTTGCAGGACCATGATTTCTATAAAAAGCAGTGTGAGATGGCGAAGAATACTTTTCTGCAATGTTTCTCCGCTGAAGAAGTTTCCAAACGCCTGGACGCAGCCTTGTCAATTACCGGATGA
- a CDS encoding DUF1835 domain-containing protein, with translation MGLLHIVFGEASVPVLTEAVNMDEKMQGELLCFEDDLSVGPLFILDTKEGQANRRQWWLQLAAVPQAPVQQPELTPETTGQEAPAVPAVEEAPGDADRLKALKTQLKEEQDLEVWIWAGQNARDVCGYYWLVSQLYDFAGRIYIIYLNNLPFLNEKGAVFYPTHLHQILPKEYLKAKKLARAISLAEFELDGEEWHRLMNENAGIRMLEGGKKIKGEPTLFYDKELLAQTGKEFVKAWRVVQQVTGKLKYPVMDQFLGWRLKELVKEGKVESKGDLKTIRDFEVKLPGEDNNTANPVTE, from the coding sequence ATGGGGCTTTTACACATTGTGTTTGGCGAGGCATCTGTACCGGTTTTGACAGAAGCCGTCAACATGGACGAAAAAATGCAGGGCGAACTGCTTTGCTTTGAAGACGACCTGTCTGTTGGCCCGTTGTTTATACTGGACACCAAAGAAGGACAAGCCAACCGTCGCCAGTGGTGGCTACAGCTGGCGGCTGTTCCGCAGGCGCCGGTGCAGCAACCGGAGTTAACACCGGAAACAACCGGGCAGGAAGCTCCTGCAGTGCCGGCCGTGGAAGAAGCGCCCGGTGACGCAGACAGGCTGAAAGCCCTGAAAACACAACTGAAAGAAGAGCAGGACCTCGAAGTATGGATATGGGCAGGTCAGAATGCCCGCGATGTATGCGGTTATTACTGGCTGGTAAGCCAGCTGTATGATTTCGCAGGCCGCATCTATATCATCTACCTGAACAACCTGCCTTTCCTCAATGAAAAAGGCGCTGTTTTTTATCCTACCCATCTGCACCAGATATTGCCTAAAGAATATCTTAAAGCAAAAAAACTCGCCAGGGCTATCTCCCTCGCGGAGTTTGAACTGGACGGGGAAGAGTGGCACCGCCTTATGAATGAAAACGCCGGTATCCGGATGCTGGAAGGCGGAAAAAAAATCAAGGGAGAGCCTACGCTGTTTTATGACAAGGAGCTGCTGGCACAAACCGGTAAAGAGTTTGTCAAAGCGTGGCGTGTGGTACAACAGGTTACCGGTAAACTGAAATATCCGGTGATGGACCAATTCCTGGGATGGCGCCTGAAAGAACTGGTGAAAGAGGGTAAAGTGGAAAGCAAAGGAGACCTGAAAACAATTCGTGACTTTGAAGTGAAGCTGCCGGGAGAAGACAATAACACTGCAAATCCTGTAACGGAATGA
- a CDS encoding glycosyltransferase, with product MAKQQRVLYFFPYNPIGRQSGAQTRAITLLRYFKSRGMKVDLVSRQGDWEKITPEEMDMVRNSGFVENAWFWSRKPPKKNPLVYFFQYKLPHMLFNRKLNPIKGGLPNLVNLHLRREFDKLLQQNKYDYIIISYAYYADLIKDNPFINGACTIMDTHDLMASQHQLDKNVNVGAALGDEIRRLSLYDQIWACSGEENYFFSQFIRKETLYIPTMVEEPRQDDGRTEKKYDIIYVASDNENNKKSAAWFFDKVYPLLPQSYRLCIIGKINAHIPQGLSNVTCLPFVEDLSDYYLASKVVICPMLAGTGVKIKVLEAFSYGKPVVCNERGLDGLPEKTDNGCLVSESPAGFADHITRLLTDPALFAEQSAWSAASFRKTFAAEKVYQRIDAALKVNQP from the coding sequence ATGGCTAAACAGCAACGCGTTTTATACTTCTTCCCTTATAATCCTATCGGCAGGCAAAGTGGCGCCCAAACCCGGGCCATCACCCTTCTCCGGTATTTTAAGAGCAGGGGCATGAAAGTAGACCTGGTGTCCCGCCAGGGCGACTGGGAGAAAATTACACCTGAAGAAATGGACATGGTGAGAAACAGCGGGTTTGTAGAAAATGCCTGGTTCTGGTCCCGTAAGCCACCCAAAAAAAATCCGCTTGTTTACTTTTTCCAGTACAAGTTGCCGCACATGCTGTTCAACCGCAAGCTCAACCCCATAAAAGGTGGCCTGCCCAACCTGGTGAATCTGCACCTGCGCAGGGAATTCGACAAACTGCTTCAGCAAAATAAATATGACTATATCATTATCTCCTATGCCTATTATGCAGATCTGATCAAAGACAACCCATTTATCAACGGTGCCTGCACCATCATGGACACGCATGACCTGATGGCCTCACAACACCAGCTGGATAAAAACGTGAACGTAGGCGCCGCCCTCGGAGATGAGATCAGAAGACTTTCCCTGTACGACCAGATATGGGCCTGTTCGGGTGAGGAGAATTATTTTTTCAGCCAGTTCATTCGGAAAGAAACGCTCTACATCCCTACCATGGTGGAAGAGCCAAGGCAAGACGATGGCCGGACAGAAAAGAAATACGATATTATCTATGTGGCATCAGATAATGAAAACAATAAAAAATCAGCCGCCTGGTTTTTTGATAAGGTATACCCCTTATTGCCACAGTCGTACCGCCTTTGCATCATAGGCAAGATCAATGCACATATTCCACAAGGCCTCAGTAATGTAACTTGTCTTCCATTCGTGGAAGACCTGAGCGATTATTACCTGGCTTCGAAAGTAGTGATATGTCCTATGTTGGCCGGCACCGGCGTCAAAATAAAAGTACTGGAAGCTTTCTCTTACGGCAAGCCCGTTGTTTGTAACGAGAGGGGACTGGACGGGCTGCCGGAAAAAACCGACAATGGCTGCCTCGTATCAGAAAGCCCTGCCGGGTTTGCAGATCACATCACCCGCCTGCTGACCGATCCCGCACTGTTTGCAGAACAAAGTGCATGGAGCGCCGCCTCTTTCAGGAAAACATTTGCAGCAGAAAAAGTGTACCAACGAATTGATGCCGCTTTAAAGGTTAACCAGCCATAA
- a CDS encoding DUF493 domain-containing protein gives MAIEENRDANLSGDPYENFRTLLQQSIVSPTIYTFKFIVKAEEEKIAALKSVFAGTPAEITAINSSNGKYRSFTIKLLVQNEEEVISYYKEVSKIDSVIML, from the coding sequence ATGGCAATTGAAGAGAACAGGGATGCCAACTTGAGCGGAGATCCATATGAGAATTTTCGGACGTTATTGCAACAGTCTATCGTCTCTCCTACAATTTATACCTTTAAGTTTATCGTGAAGGCGGAGGAAGAAAAGATCGCCGCGTTGAAATCGGTGTTTGCCGGTACTCCGGCGGAGATCACTGCCATCAATTCATCTAACGGGAAATACAGGTCATTTACCATAAAGCTGCTGGTGCAGAACGAAGAAGAAGTGATCAGCTATTACAAGGAAGTGTCGAAGATCGACTCTGTCATTATGTTATAA
- a CDS encoding DNA gyrase/topoisomerase IV subunit A, which produces MDIENTTSDESLHNITHVGGMYESWFLDYASYVILERAVPSVEDGLKPVQRRILHAMKEMDDGRFNKVANVIGQTMQYHPHGDASISDAIVNLGQKDLMIDTQGNWGDVRTGDDAAAARYIEARLSKFALDVAFNPKTTTWQLSYDGRKNEPLALPMKFPLLLAQGAEGIAVGLSTKILPHNFNELIDASIKYLKGKKFELFPDFATGGMIDVAAYNDGKRGGKVRVRAHIEEKDKKTLLVKDVPYGITTTQLMESIVKANDSGKIKIRKVVDNTAAEVEIEVQLAPGISPDITIDALYAFTDCEISISPNACVIVDDKPHFLTASELLKASADFTKELLRQELEIRLAELQDKWHYTSLEKIFFEKGIYKELEQKHKDWETVLNAIDKGFAPYKKQLKRDITREDIVKLTEKPVRRIYRLDINELNEQIKGLEADIKQVKNDLQNLVDYAVSYYEGLQKKYGKGRERKTEIKTFDTIQVQQVAIANTKIYVNRADGFIGTSLKKDEFVADCSDLDNIIVFRRDGKMMVTKVADKTFVGKDIIHVDVFRKNDERTTYNMIYVEGKTGVSYAKRFNVTGVTRDKEYDLAHKGEKNSKVHYFSANPNGEAEVVTIKLSPNCSARNKEFDLFFETIAIKGRSSMGNQVTKYPIRGVKFKEKGVSTLAGQKIWYDSETGRLNTEERGVYIGSFEGDDKIFVAFKNGTYELTNFELTNRYESNDVVYIEKFNPEKIVTAIYFDADKKQFNVKRFRIETQTLNNKFLFIKEGNGNYLEMVTTHTQPVVLLKTGKKRSPEEEEIDLSEFVEVTGWRTVGTRIAGEDLISAELLSEDEDPDPNDDSQVQGELF; this is translated from the coding sequence ATGGATATTGAAAATACAACATCAGACGAATCGCTGCATAATATCACCCACGTGGGTGGCATGTATGAAAGCTGGTTTCTGGACTATGCATCCTATGTAATCCTGGAGCGCGCCGTACCCAGCGTGGAAGACGGGCTGAAACCCGTACAGCGCCGTATCCTCCATGCCATGAAAGAAATGGACGACGGCCGTTTTAATAAAGTGGCCAACGTGATCGGGCAAACCATGCAGTACCATCCGCATGGCGACGCCTCCATCAGCGATGCCATCGTAAACCTCGGCCAGAAAGACCTGATGATAGACACGCAGGGTAACTGGGGCGATGTGCGCACCGGCGATGATGCGGCGGCGGCAAGGTACATCGAGGCACGCCTCTCCAAGTTCGCACTGGACGTGGCTTTTAATCCCAAAACGACTACCTGGCAGCTGAGCTATGACGGCCGTAAAAACGAACCGCTGGCCCTGCCGATGAAGTTCCCGCTGCTGCTGGCACAGGGCGCCGAAGGTATCGCGGTGGGATTGTCCACCAAAATATTGCCGCACAACTTCAATGAGCTGATAGACGCTTCCATCAAATATCTTAAAGGAAAGAAATTTGAACTGTTCCCCGACTTCGCTACTGGCGGTATGATCGACGTGGCCGCCTATAACGACGGCAAACGCGGCGGTAAGGTAAGGGTACGCGCGCACATCGAGGAGAAAGATAAAAAGACGCTGCTGGTCAAAGACGTGCCTTATGGCATCACTACCACCCAGCTGATGGAGTCTATTGTAAAAGCAAACGACAGCGGCAAAATCAAAATCCGTAAAGTGGTGGACAATACCGCCGCTGAAGTGGAAATTGAAGTGCAGCTGGCGCCCGGCATCTCTCCGGACATCACCATCGACGCGCTCTACGCATTTACGGACTGTGAAATATCCATTTCACCCAACGCCTGCGTGATCGTTGATGATAAACCACACTTCCTGACCGCTTCCGAACTGCTGAAAGCATCTGCCGACTTCACCAAAGAACTGCTGAGACAGGAACTGGAAATCAGGCTGGCAGAACTCCAGGACAAATGGCATTACACCTCCCTTGAAAAAATCTTCTTTGAAAAAGGAATTTACAAGGAACTGGAACAAAAGCATAAAGACTGGGAAACAGTGCTGAATGCGATCGATAAAGGTTTCGCTCCGTATAAAAAACAACTGAAACGCGACATTACCCGCGAAGATATTGTGAAACTCACGGAGAAGCCTGTACGCCGTATTTACCGCCTCGATATCAATGAACTGAACGAACAGATCAAAGGCCTCGAAGCAGACATCAAACAGGTGAAAAACGACCTGCAAAACCTGGTGGACTACGCTGTGTCCTACTATGAAGGACTGCAGAAGAAATACGGCAAAGGCCGCGAACGTAAAACGGAAATTAAGACCTTTGATACCATCCAGGTACAACAGGTGGCCATCGCCAATACCAAGATATACGTAAACCGTGCGGACGGCTTCATCGGCACGTCCCTCAAGAAAGACGAGTTTGTGGCTGACTGCTCCGATCTCGACAATATCATCGTATTCCGCCGCGATGGTAAAATGATGGTCACCAAAGTGGCCGACAAAACCTTTGTGGGCAAGGATATCATTCATGTGGACGTGTTCCGCAAGAACGATGAACGCACTACCTACAACATGATTTATGTGGAAGGTAAAACAGGCGTAAGCTACGCCAAACGCTTCAACGTTACCGGTGTTACCCGTGACAAAGAATATGACCTGGCACATAAAGGAGAGAAAAATTCCAAGGTCCACTATTTCTCTGCCAACCCGAACGGGGAAGCGGAAGTGGTCACTATCAAACTGAGCCCAAACTGCTCTGCCCGTAACAAGGAATTTGACCTGTTCTTTGAAACCATTGCCATCAAAGGCCGTAGCTCTATGGGCAACCAGGTGACCAAATACCCGATCCGTGGCGTGAAATTCAAAGAGAAAGGCGTGTCCACCCTGGCCGGCCAGAAAATCTGGTACGATTCAGAAACAGGCCGCCTGAATACAGAAGAAAGAGGCGTGTACATCGGCAGCTTTGAAGGTGACGATAAAATATTCGTGGCATTCAAAAACGGCACTTATGAGCTGACAAACTTTGAGCTCACCAACCGTTATGAATCCAATGATGTGGTGTATATCGAGAAATTCAACCCGGAAAAAATAGTAACGGCTATTTACTTTGACGCCGATAAAAAGCAGTTCAACGTAAAACGTTTCCGTATTGAAACACAGACCTTAAACAATAAATTCCTGTTCATTAAGGAAGGCAACGGCAACTACCTGGAAATGGTGACCACTCACACACAACCGGTGGTGTTGCTGAAAACCGGCAAGAAGCGCAGCCCCGAAGAAGAAGAGATCGATCTCTCCGAATTTGTGGAAGTGACCGGCTGGAGAACAGTAGGTACGCGTATTGCAGGAGAAGACCTCATCAGTGCCGAGTTGTTGTCAGAGGATGAAGACCCCGACCCGAATGACGACTCACAGGTGCAAGGTGAGCTGTTCTAA